ACGCAAAACGACCCGCCTGAGAAACTCAGAAGGTAATGCAGCAACAAATAATGATGGTGCGTGTCGTCATAAGGATTGCATAGCAGGCGTTGACCAATCGGTCGAGCGCGGATTTAGGTCAGCAATGATGACTATCACAAAATTCGATTTGACACTGTGGGTCTGGGCTGGCCCATTCGCGTGAGGCAAAAGGAGCGGCTTATGAATATGTCTAAACGAATTGTTGGCCTTACGGGCGGCGGCTCGGACGGCTGGGACGTGTTTTACAAGGCGCGCAAGATGGTCGATGACGGCGTGGCTGTGACCGAACTGACAATTGGCGAGCATGACATCCGCACCGATCAAAGCATTCTGGATGCCATGCACCGCTCTGCCAGCGGAGGGCATACCGGCTACGCTATGGTGCCCGGAACCGATAGCTTGCGAGACGCCGTTGCCGCCCGCCTGACCGCACGCACGGGTGTGCACACCACGCGTAACAACGTTCTGATTACCCCCGGTGGCCAGTCGGCGCTGTTTGCGTCGCATCATGCTGTGTGTGACGAAGGCGATGTCGCGCTCTATTGCGACCCTTATTACGCCACCTACCCCGGCACCCTGCGCAGCGTTGGCGCTGTACCACGCGCTGTCCCTTGCTTGCCGGAAAATGCGTTCCAGCCAGCCTTTGCGGATATTGCAGCGAAATCCTCTGGCGCCAAATCGCTGTTGGTCAACAGCCCGAACAATCCGACCGGTGTCGTCTACACCCGTGAGACAGTCGAAGGCATCGCGCGTGCCTGCCGCGAATACGACATGTGGTGCATTTCGGACGAGGTGTATGACACCCAAGTCTGGGAAGGCACGCATATCAGCCCCCGCACGCTAGAGGGCATGGCAGAGCGCACGCTGGTCGTCGGTTCCATGTCAAAAAGCCATGCAATGACCGGAAGCCGCGTTGGCTGGATCGTC
Above is a window of Litoreibacter janthinus DNA encoding:
- a CDS encoding pyridoxal phosphate-dependent aminotransferase, with the translated sequence MNMSKRIVGLTGGGSDGWDVFYKARKMVDDGVAVTELTIGEHDIRTDQSILDAMHRSASGGHTGYAMVPGTDSLRDAVAARLTARTGVHTTRNNVLITPGGQSALFASHHAVCDEGDVALYCDPYYATYPGTLRSVGAVPRAVPCLPENAFQPAFADIAAKSSGAKSLLVNSPNNPTGVVYTRETVEGIARACREYDMWCISDEVYDTQVWEGTHISPRTLEGMAERTLVVGSMSKSHAMTGSRVGWIVGPKDVIANLITLATHTTYGVPGYIQDAAVFALGEGLALEEKVGAPFRRRRAIGQAILAEQNVVGLVPSSGAMYMMLDMRATELTGEGFAEKLLDTHKIAVMPGESFGSSAAGHVRVAMTVDDDAFATALKTIVDFAKEIQP